The genomic segment TAGCCCAGTCCATCCTGGGTCTGGATATACCGGTCATACTGGTTCCGTTGCTCATGGGAGCGATGATAAGGATACCTCAGGGATCGGGCACGGTGGCGATGATAACCGGAGGCTCCATCTTGGCCCCGATGCTGCCGACCTTGGGGATCGATCCTCTGATAGCGGCGCTGGCTCTGTGCACTACCTCCATGTTCGTGTCCTATCCCAACGACAGTTACTTCTGGGTGGTCACCAACTTTTCCGGTATGGACGTGGAGACCAGCCTAAAGACCTGGACTCCTGCGACGGCACTTATACCTGTGACCGGCGGAGTGGTTCTGGCTCTGGTCAACGCTTTTTTCTTCTAGTTAAAATAGCTTCGGATGTACACCCCCGGTGCCAGACTGTACAATGTCTGTGCCGGGGGTTCTTTTTTCGGCATAAAAGCATCGAAAGGGGTTATTCGCCATGATTTCCCGAGAGAAGAGACACAACGAAGTGTGGTTTACCGAGGAGTCCACCAAGCATCTGCGCCTGTCCCTGAGGGTGACGGAAGAGCTAGTTCGGAAGGAGACTCCCTATCAATCCCTGCTGGCACTGGAGACCGCCGAGTACGGCCGTATGCTGGTCCTGGACGGGGCAATTCAGGTGACGGAGAAGGACGAGTTCTGCTATCACGAGATGATGGCCCACGTGGCCCTCTGTTCCCATCCGAACCCTAAAAAGGTCCTCATCGTCGGAGGGGGAGACGGTGGCTCACTCAGAGAGGCGGTAAAACACGAGTCGGTTGAAAAGGCTGTTCTGGTGGACATAGACGAGGAGGTAATAAACACCTCCAGGGAATTCTTCCCGACCTTGAGCTGTGCCATGGACGATCCCAAGGCGGAGATAAAGCCTATGGACGCCATGGTCTACATGAAGGACCACCGAGGAGAGTTCGACGTGATAATAGTCGACGCCACCGATCCGGTGGACATGGCGGCAGGACTCTTCCAGTCTCCCTTCTACAGGGACGTATGGGACGCCCTGTCCGACGACGGTTTCATGGTGACCCACATAGAGTCGCCCTTCACCGACGCCGCCATAATGGTCCCGGCCTATCGTGCCATGAAGGAGGTCTTCCCTTCGGTGCATCCCTATCTGGGATTCATGCCTACCTATCCCTCTGGAATGTGGGTATATGCCATAGGCTCCAAGAGGCACGATCCCTCGAAGCCGCTGAGGGAAGCCCCCGAAGGGCTCAAGTACTACACCTCCGACGTCCATAAGGGGTCCTTCGCTCTTCCCCCCTTTCTGGTCGAGATGTTGGAAAAGGGAGAAAAAGTGGAAAGCCATTACTGAGATTCGATTTTCTTTACCTATCCGTTACTAAAGACACGGTCGAGGAACGTCGCTGTCCCTTTGAGAGTTCCATCCCCTAATGTAAAATGAGATCATAGTAGTTGTTCCTTGGGAGGGTTTTAGGGGAACATTTCTTCGAAAAGGGGTGGCGAGCATGAGAAGGTGGGGGTTGAAGACCAAGCTTCTAGTGGTGATATTGTCGGTGTCTTTTGTCGCTTTCACCACCGCGGTCGGGGTGTTGACCTATCGGGCCAGAACCATGGCCCTCGGGAACGCCTATAGTCTTGGGGAGGAAACGGCTCAGAGATATGGGGTTCAGGTCTCCGAGTATCTCGGCAGGGCCCTGACCCATGCCAGGGACCTGTCGGTACAGTTTTCCATGATGGTCGATCGGGAAAGGTCCGACAGGGATGCCGGTGTGGACCTCCTTAGGACGACCTTGGAGTCCAATCCCCAGCTCTTCGGAGCCTGGGCAGTCTTCGAGCCTAACGTCTTCGACGGCAGGGACTCGGAGTTCGTCGGTTCCGAGGGACACGACGATACCGGACGCTATATCCCCTATCTGGTGCGTTCCGGCGGCGATATACTGCACGATCCCTGCGTGGGTTATGAGACTGCCGAGTATTATCAATTGCCTCTGACGTCTGGAAAGGTAGTCATAGCAGATCCGGCCGAATGGGAGGTGGGGGGCAA from the Dethiosulfovibrio russensis genome contains:
- the speE gene encoding polyamine aminopropyltransferase yields the protein MISREKRHNEVWFTEESTKHLRLSLRVTEELVRKETPYQSLLALETAEYGRMLVLDGAIQVTEKDEFCYHEMMAHVALCSHPNPKKVLIVGGGDGGSLREAVKHESVEKAVLVDIDEEVINTSREFFPTLSCAMDDPKAEIKPMDAMVYMKDHRGEFDVIIVDATDPVDMAAGLFQSPFYRDVWDALSDDGFMVTHIESPFTDAAIMVPAYRAMKEVFPSVHPYLGFMPTYPSGMWVYAIGSKRHDPSKPLREAPEGLKYYTSDVHKGSFALPPFLVEMLEKGEKVESHY